One window of Micromonas commoda chromosome 1, complete sequence genomic DNA carries:
- the ELF1_B385 gene encoding predicted protein (Putative Elongation factor homolog 1) encodes MGKRKSSKPPPKKVAPKVATAFTCPFCNHENAVVAKMDQLTGKGMVECTICGQRYTTIISHLSEPIDVYSDWIDACDKINRGDGR; translated from the exons ATG GGAAAGCGGAAGTCCAGTAAACCGCCACCAAAAAAGGTTGCTCCAAAAGTGGCCACCGCGTTTACTTGTCCTTTCTGCAACCATGAAAATGCGGTGGTCGCTAAGATGGACCAGCTCACAGGGAAGGGCATGGTAGAGTGCACAATATGCGGGCAGCGTTACACTACCATCATCTCGCACTTAAGCGAGCCGATCGATGTTTATAGCGACTGGATCGACGCTTGCGACAAAATTAACAGGGGAGATGGTCGATGA